Proteins encoded together in one Monomorium pharaonis isolate MP-MQ-018 chromosome 8, ASM1337386v2, whole genome shotgun sequence window:
- the LOC105828916 gene encoding double-strand break repair protein MRE11 isoform X2: MTESSGSSTDIDPKDTISILVATDIHLGFDYTKKRGGQSDESFVTFEEILKYGKDKEVDLILLGGDLFHDTKPSQTALLKCVELLRKYCLGTRECQLEFLSDSELVFRHCAQKHVNYEDPNLNVSMPVFTIHGNHDDPSFGTVGSMDVLSATGLINYFAKWTDLSRIVVSPIVLKKHNTHIALYGLSYINDQRLSRLYRDEKVELLRPKDIDTFNIFVLHQNRVKHGDYAYIPEGKLHKFLNLVIWGHEHECRINPELNTEGGYYISQPGSSIVTSLCESESKPKHVGLLKINKSNFKMKELKLKSVRPYIFDNMILHDHDIKVGDCVSIADSVSQYVDQYIENELIPKVAEQLTGYPNQPVQPLIRLRIFYDDDNEQFDTLSLAQKYCDEVANPMDMILFRKLRSGDKTKRGIVHDVLDDMDDIAELFQGDADQDWTSTVPGGIKKYFDMEENKDKLTVLTVTALNEALNRYVDKSDIDAFKNIVRDQMKRTIEYVEAQNTETVEDIREEIKNFRNKRLLEEQEEKHNILEALDRPQQTIPRTNLKQSYLSTDNVTLDSNDSDEDLNLTSTKTRGRGRGSRGGRGSRGPRGSRGKGKSNENNVSTMLNCKSAQLKSRNQFIILSDSD; this comes from the exons ATGACGGAGTCTTCTGGTTCCAGTACGGACATAGATCCAAAGGATACTATCAGCATCCTAGTAGCCACAGATATTCATCTTGGTTTCGACTACACTAAAAAGAGAG GAGGACAATCGGATGAGAGTTTCGTAACGTTCGAAGAAATATTGAAGTATGGCAAAGACAAGGAGGTTGATCTTATTTTGTTGGGTGGTGACCTGTTTCACGACACCAAACCATCACAAACCGCGTTACTCAAATGCGTAGAACTGCTGCGAAAATATTGCTTAGGCACTag agaatGCCAGCTGGAGTTCTTGAGTGATTCAGAACTGGTATTCCGACACTGTGCTCAAAAACATGTGAATTATGAAGATCCAAATTTGAATGTCTCAATGCCAGTATTTACTATCCATGGAAATCATGATGATCCAA GTTTTGGTACTGTTGGTTCAATGGATGTATTGTCAGCTACTGGACTCATAAATTACTTTGCAAAATGGACAGACCTTTCCCGTATAGTTGTATCTCCCATAGTTTTGAAGAAACATAATACTCATATTGCCCTTTATGGTTTGAGTTACATTAATGATCAAAGATTATCAAGATTATATAGGGATGAGAAG GTGGAATTGTTGCGTCCGAAGGACATAGACACTTTCaacatatttgttttacatCAGAATCGCGTTAAGCATGGCGATTATGCTTATATACCAGAAGGTAAACTGCATAAATTCCTTAATTTGGTTATTTGGGGTCACGAGCATGAGTGTCGTATTAACCCAGAACTCAATACAGAAGGTGGATACTATATTTCTCAACCAg GAAGCTCCATTGTTACTTCTTTATGTGAGAGTGAATCAAAACCTAAGCATGTGGGTCtccttaaaattaataaaagtaatttcaagatgaaagaattaaaattaaaaagcgttcgaccatatatttttgataatatgaTTCTCCATGATCATGACATTAAAGTAGGAGATTGCGTCTCAATAGCAGATTCTGTGAGTCAATATGTAGATCAATATATCGAAAATGAGCTCATACCTAAAGTTGCTGAACAACTCACAG GATATCCTAATCAACCAGTCCAACCTTTAATTcgtttaagaatattttatgatgatgataatgaacAATTTGATACATTAAG TTTGGCGCAAAAATACTGTGATGAAGTTGCTAATCCAATGGATATGATTCTATTTCGTAAGTTAAGGAGTGGAGACAAAACAAAACGTGGCATTGTTCATGATGTTCTTGATGATATGGATGATATTGCAGAATTATTTCAAGGAgat gcAGACCAGGATTGGACTAGCACAGTGCCAGGagggattaaaaaatatttcgatatGGAAGAAAATAAGGATAAATTAACGGTATTAACTGTAACAGCATTAAATGAAGCTTTAAATCGATATGTTGATAAAAGCGATATAGATgcctttaaaaatattgtaag AGACCAAATGAAAAGAACTATTGAATATGTAGAAGCGCAAAATACTGAGACAGTGGAAGACATTCGCgaggaaattaaaaatttccgcAACAAAAGGCTTTTAGAAGAACAGGAGGAGAAGCATAAC attCTGGAAGCACTGGACAGGCCACAGCAAACGATTCCTAGAACAAATCTTAAGCAATCTTATTTATCAACAGATAATGTAACACTTGATAGTAATGATAGTGatgaagatttaaatttaacatcgACTAAGACTAGAGGAAGGGGTAGAGGTTCTAGAGGCGGTAGAGGATCCAGAGGACCTAGAGGAAGTCGTGGCAAAGGAAAATCTAATGAAAACAACGTTTCTACTATGCTG aattgCAAAAGTGCGCAGCTGAAATCTCGTAAccaattcattattttaagtgATTCCGATTAA
- the LOC105828917 gene encoding dynactin subunit 4 isoform X2 codes for MTYLNQPDYVRYLCNCGSLKPISKIYFCRHCLMIRCGYCVCHEVDSHYCPNCMENLPSSEVRLKRNKCFNCFDCPCCFQTLSTRAGIAPTRAAPSEGEENKDVKATPKKVYYLFCSLCRWSSRDAGIPDQSVATGGWPEHENPHVTRINALIDYHKVLASIEKQQCERKKFHPKRSFMPATMYSFTSALVRKRIGRPIKPPMQSQSSAQPTPSIASEKVDELPSDIFTEPVDITKITTLEQRLQHPEVQAEKINELRPQHRQFLVKRSQRCRVCEHNVSKSDLCPQSTKFKILLAAFYHIPEVKIVTCEPLQPGKSSELLLKFCNPTQHQTQITILPLDTSLTTSFTEEKDVKQEDTQGSESPNLLPSTVRQALVIEDPKPIKVVPNADLMMPHSSLILPPRDDAAEYDDTNDNHNFQDDPKLVVWRKGNKAVIRLHVTPHDISKDNEDPVEVVVGFVMQHGYVNTIAALEHKSPQKVDVKIKLYLTVGQLIKET; via the exons ATGACTTACCTGAATCAACCGGATTATGTGCGCTATTTGTGCAACTGCGGCTCTCTAAAGCCTATATCGAAGATATATTTCTGCCGACACTGCTTGATGATACGGTGTGGCTACTGTGTCTGTCACGAG GTTGATTCTCATTACTGTCCAAATTGTATGGAGAATTTGCCCTCATCTGAAGTACGTCTTAAACGAAACAA ATGTTTCAATTGCTTCGACTGTCCTTGctgttttcaaacattatctACAAGAGCGGGAATAGCACCTACGAGAGCAGCACCAAGTGAGGGAGAGGAAAACAAAGATGTTAAGGCCACTcccaaaaaagtttattatctATTCTGTTCATTGTGCCGATGGAGTTCTCGAGACGCAGGGATACCTGATCAATCCGTAG CAACTGGAGGATGGCCTGAACATGAAAATCCACATGTAACTCGCATTAACGCTCTTATTGACTATCACAAGGTGTTAGCTTCTATAGAGAAACAGCAGTGCGAAAGGAAGAAATTTCATCCAAAACGCTCCTTCATGCCAGCT ACAATGTACAGTTTTACGTCGGCACTGGTTCGCAAACGTATTGGGCGTCCCATAAAACCGCCGATGCAATCTCAATCGTCTGCTCAGCCAACACCATCCATTGCGAGTGAGAAAGTGGATGAATTACCGAGCGACATATTTACAGAGCCTGTGGACATAACTAAAA TTACTACATTGGAACAAAGATTGCAGCATCCAGAGGTACAAGCTGAAAAGATAAACGAATTGCGCCCTCAGCACAGACAGTTTTTGGTTAAAAGATCGCAGCGTTGTAGAGTGTGCGAACATAATGTTAGCAAGTCAGATCTTTGCCCTCAGTCGacgaaattcaagattttacTAGCTGCATT ttATCACATCCCAGAAGTCAAGATTGTTACTTGTGAGCCACTTCAACCAGGAAAATCAAGCGAATTGCTTCTAAAATTCTGCAATCCGACACAACATCAAACTCAAATAACAATATTGCCCTTAGATACTTCGTTAACTACTTCATTTACTGAGGAAAAAGATGTTAAACAAGAGGATACACAA GGAAGTGAGTCTCCAAATTTATTGCCATCTACTGTACGACAGGCACTCGTAATAGAAGATCCCAAGCCAATAAAAGTTGTACCAAATGCAGATTTGATGATGCCTCATAGTTCGTTGATTCTCCCACCGAGAGATGATGCTGCCGAATATGATGATACGAATGACAATCATAATTTTCAAGACGATCCAAA ACTTGTGGTATGGCGAAAAGGAAATAAAGCAGTAATACGTTTGCACGTAACTCCGCATGATATTAGTAAAGATAATGAAGATCCGGTTGAAGTTGTAGTTGGATTTGTTATGCAACATGGATATGTAAATACCATTGCAGCACTGGAGCATAAGTCACCGCAAAAAGtagatgtaaaaattaagttataccTCACAGTTGGCCAACTAATCAAAGAAACTTAA
- the LOC105828917 gene encoding dynactin subunit 4 isoform X1 encodes MTYLNQPDYVRYLCNCGSLKPISKIYFCRHCLMIRCGYCVCHEVDSHYCPNCMENLPSSEVRLKRNKCFNCFDCPCCFQTLSTRAGIAPTRAAPSEGEENKDVKATPKKVYYLFCSLCRWSSRDAGIPDQSVATGGWPEHENPHVTRINALIDYHKVLASIEKQQCERKKFHPKRSFMPAQTMYSFTSALVRKRIGRPIKPPMQSQSSAQPTPSIASEKVDELPSDIFTEPVDITKITTLEQRLQHPEVQAEKINELRPQHRQFLVKRSQRCRVCEHNVSKSDLCPQSTKFKILLAAFYHIPEVKIVTCEPLQPGKSSELLLKFCNPTQHQTQITILPLDTSLTTSFTEEKDVKQEDTQGSESPNLLPSTVRQALVIEDPKPIKVVPNADLMMPHSSLILPPRDDAAEYDDTNDNHNFQDDPKLVVWRKGNKAVIRLHVTPHDISKDNEDPVEVVVGFVMQHGYVNTIAALEHKSPQKVDVKIKLYLTVGQLIKET; translated from the exons ATGACTTACCTGAATCAACCGGATTATGTGCGCTATTTGTGCAACTGCGGCTCTCTAAAGCCTATATCGAAGATATATTTCTGCCGACACTGCTTGATGATACGGTGTGGCTACTGTGTCTGTCACGAG GTTGATTCTCATTACTGTCCAAATTGTATGGAGAATTTGCCCTCATCTGAAGTACGTCTTAAACGAAACAA ATGTTTCAATTGCTTCGACTGTCCTTGctgttttcaaacattatctACAAGAGCGGGAATAGCACCTACGAGAGCAGCACCAAGTGAGGGAGAGGAAAACAAAGATGTTAAGGCCACTcccaaaaaagtttattatctATTCTGTTCATTGTGCCGATGGAGTTCTCGAGACGCAGGGATACCTGATCAATCCGTAG CAACTGGAGGATGGCCTGAACATGAAAATCCACATGTAACTCGCATTAACGCTCTTATTGACTATCACAAGGTGTTAGCTTCTATAGAGAAACAGCAGTGCGAAAGGAAGAAATTTCATCCAAAACGCTCCTTCATGCCAGCT CAGACAATGTACAGTTTTACGTCGGCACTGGTTCGCAAACGTATTGGGCGTCCCATAAAACCGCCGATGCAATCTCAATCGTCTGCTCAGCCAACACCATCCATTGCGAGTGAGAAAGTGGATGAATTACCGAGCGACATATTTACAGAGCCTGTGGACATAACTAAAA TTACTACATTGGAACAAAGATTGCAGCATCCAGAGGTACAAGCTGAAAAGATAAACGAATTGCGCCCTCAGCACAGACAGTTTTTGGTTAAAAGATCGCAGCGTTGTAGAGTGTGCGAACATAATGTTAGCAAGTCAGATCTTTGCCCTCAGTCGacgaaattcaagattttacTAGCTGCATT ttATCACATCCCAGAAGTCAAGATTGTTACTTGTGAGCCACTTCAACCAGGAAAATCAAGCGAATTGCTTCTAAAATTCTGCAATCCGACACAACATCAAACTCAAATAACAATATTGCCCTTAGATACTTCGTTAACTACTTCATTTACTGAGGAAAAAGATGTTAAACAAGAGGATACACAA GGAAGTGAGTCTCCAAATTTATTGCCATCTACTGTACGACAGGCACTCGTAATAGAAGATCCCAAGCCAATAAAAGTTGTACCAAATGCAGATTTGATGATGCCTCATAGTTCGTTGATTCTCCCACCGAGAGATGATGCTGCCGAATATGATGATACGAATGACAATCATAATTTTCAAGACGATCCAAA ACTTGTGGTATGGCGAAAAGGAAATAAAGCAGTAATACGTTTGCACGTAACTCCGCATGATATTAGTAAAGATAATGAAGATCCGGTTGAAGTTGTAGTTGGATTTGTTATGCAACATGGATATGTAAATACCATTGCAGCACTGGAGCATAAGTCACCGCAAAAAGtagatgtaaaaattaagttataccTCACAGTTGGCCAACTAATCAAAGAAACTTAA
- the LOC105828916 gene encoding double-strand break repair protein MRE11 isoform X1: MTESSGSSTDIDPKDTISILVATDIHLGFDYTKKRGGQSDESFVTFEEILKYGKDKEVDLILLGGDLFHDTKPSQTALLKCVELLRKYCLGTRECQLEFLSDSELVFRHCAQKHVNYEDPNLNVSMPVFTIHGNHDDPSKCRCYWFFQVSNYKLHPIYYLVGFGTVGSMDVLSATGLINYFAKWTDLSRIVVSPIVLKKHNTHIALYGLSYINDQRLSRLYRDEKVELLRPKDIDTFNIFVLHQNRVKHGDYAYIPEGKLHKFLNLVIWGHEHECRINPELNTEGGYYISQPGSSIVTSLCESESKPKHVGLLKINKSNFKMKELKLKSVRPYIFDNMILHDHDIKVGDCVSIADSVSQYVDQYIENELIPKVAEQLTGYPNQPVQPLIRLRIFYDDDNEQFDTLSLAQKYCDEVANPMDMILFRKLRSGDKTKRGIVHDVLDDMDDIAELFQGDADQDWTSTVPGGIKKYFDMEENKDKLTVLTVTALNEALNRYVDKSDIDAFKNIVRDQMKRTIEYVEAQNTETVEDIREEIKNFRNKRLLEEQEEKHNILEALDRPQQTIPRTNLKQSYLSTDNVTLDSNDSDEDLNLTSTKTRGRGRGSRGGRGSRGPRGSRGKGKSNENNVSTMLNCKSAQLKSRNQFIILSDSD, encoded by the exons ATGACGGAGTCTTCTGGTTCCAGTACGGACATAGATCCAAAGGATACTATCAGCATCCTAGTAGCCACAGATATTCATCTTGGTTTCGACTACACTAAAAAGAGAG GAGGACAATCGGATGAGAGTTTCGTAACGTTCGAAGAAATATTGAAGTATGGCAAAGACAAGGAGGTTGATCTTATTTTGTTGGGTGGTGACCTGTTTCACGACACCAAACCATCACAAACCGCGTTACTCAAATGCGTAGAACTGCTGCGAAAATATTGCTTAGGCACTag agaatGCCAGCTGGAGTTCTTGAGTGATTCAGAACTGGTATTCCGACACTGTGCTCAAAAACATGTGAATTATGAAGATCCAAATTTGAATGTCTCAATGCCAGTATTTACTATCCATGGAAATCATGATGATCCAAGTAAATGTCGTTGCTATTGGTTTTTTCAAGTCTCTAACTATAAATTACAtcctatttattatttggtaGGTTTTGGTACTGTTGGTTCAATGGATGTATTGTCAGCTACTGGACTCATAAATTACTTTGCAAAATGGACAGACCTTTCCCGTATAGTTGTATCTCCCATAGTTTTGAAGAAACATAATACTCATATTGCCCTTTATGGTTTGAGTTACATTAATGATCAAAGATTATCAAGATTATATAGGGATGAGAAG GTGGAATTGTTGCGTCCGAAGGACATAGACACTTTCaacatatttgttttacatCAGAATCGCGTTAAGCATGGCGATTATGCTTATATACCAGAAGGTAAACTGCATAAATTCCTTAATTTGGTTATTTGGGGTCACGAGCATGAGTGTCGTATTAACCCAGAACTCAATACAGAAGGTGGATACTATATTTCTCAACCAg GAAGCTCCATTGTTACTTCTTTATGTGAGAGTGAATCAAAACCTAAGCATGTGGGTCtccttaaaattaataaaagtaatttcaagatgaaagaattaaaattaaaaagcgttcgaccatatatttttgataatatgaTTCTCCATGATCATGACATTAAAGTAGGAGATTGCGTCTCAATAGCAGATTCTGTGAGTCAATATGTAGATCAATATATCGAAAATGAGCTCATACCTAAAGTTGCTGAACAACTCACAG GATATCCTAATCAACCAGTCCAACCTTTAATTcgtttaagaatattttatgatgatgataatgaacAATTTGATACATTAAG TTTGGCGCAAAAATACTGTGATGAAGTTGCTAATCCAATGGATATGATTCTATTTCGTAAGTTAAGGAGTGGAGACAAAACAAAACGTGGCATTGTTCATGATGTTCTTGATGATATGGATGATATTGCAGAATTATTTCAAGGAgat gcAGACCAGGATTGGACTAGCACAGTGCCAGGagggattaaaaaatatttcgatatGGAAGAAAATAAGGATAAATTAACGGTATTAACTGTAACAGCATTAAATGAAGCTTTAAATCGATATGTTGATAAAAGCGATATAGATgcctttaaaaatattgtaag AGACCAAATGAAAAGAACTATTGAATATGTAGAAGCGCAAAATACTGAGACAGTGGAAGACATTCGCgaggaaattaaaaatttccgcAACAAAAGGCTTTTAGAAGAACAGGAGGAGAAGCATAAC attCTGGAAGCACTGGACAGGCCACAGCAAACGATTCCTAGAACAAATCTTAAGCAATCTTATTTATCAACAGATAATGTAACACTTGATAGTAATGATAGTGatgaagatttaaatttaacatcgACTAAGACTAGAGGAAGGGGTAGAGGTTCTAGAGGCGGTAGAGGATCCAGAGGACCTAGAGGAAGTCGTGGCAAAGGAAAATCTAATGAAAACAACGTTTCTACTATGCTG aattgCAAAAGTGCGCAGCTGAAATCTCGTAAccaattcattattttaagtgATTCCGATTAA
- the LOC105828918 gene encoding translation machinery-associated protein 16 isoform X2, protein MIFYRSANKQKSKLLNTIKHQLVGEKLMWFKQNMFPDECQWSEFDLADLLIKYIGRNDEELEQIEIKRSIGRRGRQHASREDVILMTKKEEQTQFDTCGIEIPNLFNRKQREMLRDWDGDLKLLPNFKFRRFGRKHLTDAVNREMQRIEKDG, encoded by the exons atgattttttacaGATCagcaaataaacaaaaatctaaACTGTTGAATACGATAAAACATCAATTAGTAggagaaaaattaatgtggtttaaacaaaatatgtttcCAGACGAATGTCAATGGAGTGAATTTGATTTAGCGGATTTACTTATAAA ATATATTGGAAGGAACGATGAGGAATTGGAGCAAATTGAAATAAAGCGTTCTataggaagaagaggaaggcAACATGCTAGTAGAGAAGATGTAATATTGATGACCAAAAAGGAGGAGCAGACACAGTTTGATACCTGTGGAATCG AAATTCCAAACCTTTTTAATCGAAAGCAACGCGAAATGTTAAGAGACTGGGACGGtgatttaaaacttttacctaattttaaatttcgaaGATTTGGGAGGAAGCATTTGACAGATGCAGTGAATAGAGAAATGCAAAGAATAGAGAAAGACGGATAA
- the LOC105828918 gene encoding translation machinery-associated protein 16 isoform X1, whose amino-acid sequence MTGIKGKGKKDLLKTKKILHPNSRKINAIVKRSHKSANKQKSKLLNTIKHQLVGEKLMWFKQNMFPDECQWSEFDLADLLIKYIGRNDEELEQIEIKRSIGRRGRQHASREDVILMTKKEEQTQFDTCGIEIPNLFNRKQREMLRDWDGDLKLLPNFKFRRFGRKHLTDAVNREMQRIEKDG is encoded by the exons Atg ACGGGAATAAAaggaaagggaaaaaaagatctcttgaaaacgaagaaaattttGCATCCGAATAGtcgaaaaataaatgcaattgtTAAACGGAGTCATAA ATCagcaaataaacaaaaatctaaACTGTTGAATACGATAAAACATCAATTAGTAggagaaaaattaatgtggtttaaacaaaatatgtttcCAGACGAATGTCAATGGAGTGAATTTGATTTAGCGGATTTACTTATAAA ATATATTGGAAGGAACGATGAGGAATTGGAGCAAATTGAAATAAAGCGTTCTataggaagaagaggaaggcAACATGCTAGTAGAGAAGATGTAATATTGATGACCAAAAAGGAGGAGCAGACACAGTTTGATACCTGTGGAATCG AAATTCCAAACCTTTTTAATCGAAAGCAACGCGAAATGTTAAGAGACTGGGACGGtgatttaaaacttttacctaattttaaatttcgaaGATTTGGGAGGAAGCATTTGACAGATGCAGTGAATAGAGAAATGCAAAGAATAGAGAAAGACGGATAA
- the LOC105828916 gene encoding double-strand break repair protein MRE11 isoform X3, with the protein MPVFTIHGNHDDPSFGTVGSMDVLSATGLINYFAKWTDLSRIVVSPIVLKKHNTHIALYGLSYINDQRLSRLYRDEKVELLRPKDIDTFNIFVLHQNRVKHGDYAYIPEGKLHKFLNLVIWGHEHECRINPELNTEGGYYISQPGSSIVTSLCESESKPKHVGLLKINKSNFKMKELKLKSVRPYIFDNMILHDHDIKVGDCVSIADSVSQYVDQYIENELIPKVAEQLTGYPNQPVQPLIRLRIFYDDDNEQFDTLSLAQKYCDEVANPMDMILFRKLRSGDKTKRGIVHDVLDDMDDIAELFQGDADQDWTSTVPGGIKKYFDMEENKDKLTVLTVTALNEALNRYVDKSDIDAFKNIVRDQMKRTIEYVEAQNTETVEDIREEIKNFRNKRLLEEQEEKHNILEALDRPQQTIPRTNLKQSYLSTDNVTLDSNDSDEDLNLTSTKTRGRGRGSRGGRGSRGPRGSRGKGKSNENNVSTMLNCKSAQLKSRNQFIILSDSD; encoded by the exons ATGCCAGTATTTACTATCCATGGAAATCATGATGATCCAA GTTTTGGTACTGTTGGTTCAATGGATGTATTGTCAGCTACTGGACTCATAAATTACTTTGCAAAATGGACAGACCTTTCCCGTATAGTTGTATCTCCCATAGTTTTGAAGAAACATAATACTCATATTGCCCTTTATGGTTTGAGTTACATTAATGATCAAAGATTATCAAGATTATATAGGGATGAGAAG GTGGAATTGTTGCGTCCGAAGGACATAGACACTTTCaacatatttgttttacatCAGAATCGCGTTAAGCATGGCGATTATGCTTATATACCAGAAGGTAAACTGCATAAATTCCTTAATTTGGTTATTTGGGGTCACGAGCATGAGTGTCGTATTAACCCAGAACTCAATACAGAAGGTGGATACTATATTTCTCAACCAg GAAGCTCCATTGTTACTTCTTTATGTGAGAGTGAATCAAAACCTAAGCATGTGGGTCtccttaaaattaataaaagtaatttcaagatgaaagaattaaaattaaaaagcgttcgaccatatatttttgataatatgaTTCTCCATGATCATGACATTAAAGTAGGAGATTGCGTCTCAATAGCAGATTCTGTGAGTCAATATGTAGATCAATATATCGAAAATGAGCTCATACCTAAAGTTGCTGAACAACTCACAG GATATCCTAATCAACCAGTCCAACCTTTAATTcgtttaagaatattttatgatgatgataatgaacAATTTGATACATTAAG TTTGGCGCAAAAATACTGTGATGAAGTTGCTAATCCAATGGATATGATTCTATTTCGTAAGTTAAGGAGTGGAGACAAAACAAAACGTGGCATTGTTCATGATGTTCTTGATGATATGGATGATATTGCAGAATTATTTCAAGGAgat gcAGACCAGGATTGGACTAGCACAGTGCCAGGagggattaaaaaatatttcgatatGGAAGAAAATAAGGATAAATTAACGGTATTAACTGTAACAGCATTAAATGAAGCTTTAAATCGATATGTTGATAAAAGCGATATAGATgcctttaaaaatattgtaag AGACCAAATGAAAAGAACTATTGAATATGTAGAAGCGCAAAATACTGAGACAGTGGAAGACATTCGCgaggaaattaaaaatttccgcAACAAAAGGCTTTTAGAAGAACAGGAGGAGAAGCATAAC attCTGGAAGCACTGGACAGGCCACAGCAAACGATTCCTAGAACAAATCTTAAGCAATCTTATTTATCAACAGATAATGTAACACTTGATAGTAATGATAGTGatgaagatttaaatttaacatcgACTAAGACTAGAGGAAGGGGTAGAGGTTCTAGAGGCGGTAGAGGATCCAGAGGACCTAGAGGAAGTCGTGGCAAAGGAAAATCTAATGAAAACAACGTTTCTACTATGCTG aattgCAAAAGTGCGCAGCTGAAATCTCGTAAccaattcattattttaagtgATTCCGATTAA
- the LOC105828920 gene encoding 40S ribosomal protein S14a — protein MPPKRGKVQKEEVQVSLGPQLREGEVVFGVAHIFASFNDTFVHVTDLSGRETIARVTGGMKVKADRDEASPYAAMLAAQDVAEKCKSLGITALHIKLRATGGNKTKTPGPGAQSALRALARSSMKIGRIEDVTPIPSDSTRRKGGRRGRRL, from the exons ATGCCACCAAAAAGAGGTAAGGTACAAAAGGAGGAAGTACAGGTTTCTCTCGGACCGCAACTTCGCGAGGGAGAGGTCGTCTTTGGAGTGGCTCACATCTTCGCAAGCTTCAATGATACATTTGTCCACGTTACCGATTTGTCAGGCAG AGAAACGATTGCTAGAGTCACTGGTGGTATGAAGGTGAAGGCAGATCGTGATGAGGCCTCTCCGTATGCAGCTATGCTTGCAGCTCAG GATGTTGCAGAGAAATGTAAATCACTGGGTATCACAGCACTGCACATCAAACTGAGAGCTACGGGAGGTAACAAAACGAAGACTCCTGGCCCAGGTGCACAATCTGCTCTGCGCGCTTTAGCTCGTTCAAGCATGAAAATCGGTCGTATTGAAGATGTTACTCCTATTCCATCAGATTCTACCCGTAGGAAGGGAGGTCGTCGTGGACGTAGGCTATAA